In Aquabacterium sp. OR-4, the following proteins share a genomic window:
- a CDS encoding MarR family winged helix-turn-helix transcriptional regulator, which yields MKKARTAAPAPVADAPAAAAVVAPAAPEVSLDALPGFHIRRLQQIAVAIFLQETEAHGITPVQYAALQTVQAAPGLDQRSLARAIGFDTSTIAGVVDRLEARGWVQRNASATDRRVRLLTITDAGLALLAAVQPDMQRAQQRMLAPLPVAQRLEFMRMLRVLVTANNELSRAPSDLA from the coding sequence ATGAAGAAGGCCCGCACCGCCGCCCCTGCGCCTGTTGCCGACGCGCCCGCTGCCGCTGCCGTGGTGGCGCCCGCCGCCCCCGAGGTGAGTCTCGACGCGCTGCCCGGTTTTCACATCCGCCGGCTGCAGCAGATCGCGGTGGCCATCTTTCTGCAGGAGACCGAGGCCCACGGCATCACGCCGGTGCAGTACGCCGCCTTGCAGACGGTGCAGGCCGCGCCGGGGCTCGACCAGCGCTCGCTGGCGCGCGCGATCGGCTTCGACACCTCCACCATCGCCGGGGTGGTTGACCGGCTCGAGGCCCGCGGCTGGGTGCAGCGCAATGCCTCGGCCACCGACCGGCGGGTGCGGCTGCTGACCATCACCGATGCCGGCCTGGCGCTGCTGGCGGCCGTGCAGCCCGACATGCAACGCGCCCAGCAGCGCATGCTGGCCCCCTTGCCGGTGGCGCAGCGGCTGGAGTTCATGCGCATGCTGCGGGTGCTGGTGACGGCGAACAACGAGCTGAGCCGGGCGCCAAGCGATCTGGCTTGA
- a CDS encoding esterase/lipase family protein produces the protein MGEPEVPARPVRFRLLARDVRGLSQLGVDAALGVTGLVEALHHTIARRTGIVSAMPAGRPGGITGLVYGAVRGSMQLAGRAADALLRVWPEAGSDTAAPSPEREAALAALNGVWGDHLAATGNPLATPMALRVGGQRLTLTRAALATALPGAGRRIVVLAHGLCMNDLQWQRLDKTTGQSHEHGAALARDLGFTPLWLHYNSGLHVSQNGRSLAALIEQLLAEWPQPVDELVVVGHSMGGLVARSAIHAATQAGMAWPARLTRLVCLGTPHHGAALERGGRWVDTLLTLSPYVAPFARLGKARSAGITDLRYGNLLDTDWQGPQGDDHRHAQHHDNRQAVPLPAGLAVFLMAATTAGQPSGLRHALLGDGLVSVASAWGEHSRAGMALDVPAARCALITRANHFDLLSRPEAYALLRSWLAEPLTPPA, from the coding sequence ATGGGTGAACCCGAGGTGCCGGCACGGCCGGTGCGTTTTCGACTGCTGGCGCGCGATGTGCGCGGCCTGTCGCAGCTGGGCGTGGATGCCGCGCTGGGCGTGACCGGCCTGGTCGAGGCGCTGCACCACACCATCGCCCGGCGCACCGGCATCGTGTCGGCCATGCCGGCCGGCCGGCCCGGCGGCATCACCGGCCTGGTCTACGGTGCGGTGCGCGGCAGCATGCAGCTGGCCGGCCGCGCCGCCGATGCGCTGCTGCGCGTGTGGCCCGAGGCCGGCAGCGACACGGCCGCCCCCTCGCCCGAGCGCGAGGCCGCGCTGGCCGCGCTCAACGGCGTGTGGGGCGATCACCTGGCCGCCACCGGCAACCCGCTGGCCACCCCGATGGCGTTGCGCGTGGGCGGGCAGCGGCTCACGCTGACCCGCGCGGCGCTGGCCACGGCCCTGCCCGGTGCCGGCCGGCGCATCGTGGTGCTGGCGCACGGCCTGTGCATGAACGACCTGCAGTGGCAGCGGCTCGACAAGACCACCGGCCAGAGCCATGAGCATGGCGCCGCGCTGGCGCGCGACCTGGGCTTCACGCCGCTCTGGCTGCACTACAACAGCGGCCTGCATGTCTCGCAGAACGGCCGCAGCCTCGCCGCCCTGATCGAGCAGTTGCTGGCCGAATGGCCCCAGCCGGTGGACGAGCTGGTGGTGGTGGGCCACAGCATGGGCGGCCTGGTGGCGCGCAGCGCCATTCACGCCGCCACCCAGGCCGGCATGGCCTGGCCAGCCCGCCTGACACGCCTGGTGTGCCTGGGCACCCCGCACCACGGCGCCGCGCTCGAGCGGGGCGGCCGCTGGGTGGACACGCTGCTCACGCTCAGCCCCTACGTGGCGCCCTTTGCGCGCCTGGGCAAGGCCCGCAGCGCCGGCATCACCGACCTGCGCTACGGCAACCTGCTCGACACCGACTGGCAGGGCCCGCAAGGCGACGACCACCGCCACGCCCAGCACCACGACAACCGCCAGGCCGTGCCGCTGCCCGCGGGCCTGGCCGTGTTCCTGATGGCCGCCACCACCGCCGGGCAGCCCAGCGGCCTGCGCCATGCGCTGCTGGGCGACGGCCTGGTGTCGGTGGCCAGCGCCTGGGGTGAGCACAGCCGCGCCGGCATGGCGCTGGACGTGCCGGCCGCACGCTGCGCCTTGATCACCCGCGCCAACCACTTCGACCTGCTGAGCCGCCCCGAGGCCTATGCGCTGCTGCGCAGCTGGCTGGCCGAGCCGCTGACGCCGCCAGCGTAG
- a CDS encoding putative bifunctional diguanylate cyclase/phosphodiesterase codes for MISNARILVVDDDAGARRLARATLSRAGFSIVEAADGQAALEAMAVQLPDLVLMDVNMPRMDGFEACAALRAMPGGNRVPVAMMTGLDDTPSIDRAFEVGATDFITKPINWSVLPHRVRYMLRASIAINELQQNQRRLSNAQRIGEMGDWEWDVGSDRLEPSMQAWRLFGHPGDAAHTGLPGFFATVHADDAERLQRACERAVEQGEGFAIDHRVLTWDGAVRHLHQQVEVIERIPGGPARRLAGAVHDVTRSKDAEEQIRRLAYFDPLTGLPNRLLFTEQLARALAQAERHGRRIAIMFVDLDNFKRVNDTLGHKAGDELLKTASARLAGALRGHDVVARSGDTRPAPLDLRPAPLDLGQPAGGHTLARLGGDEFIVLLTDVARPEDAGAVAQRLVAQMSEPVSVMGTEVFVGASVGVATYPDDGADIDTLLMNADTAMYRAKAAGRGGFQLYDRSMNARALDRLRMETRLRRAIERQEFVLHYQPRVDVVSGRIVGAEALIRWQHPERGIVPPGEFIPLVEDAGLEITVGEWVIAETCRQIAAWRAAGLKPVPVAVNLASTHLRERGLPLLVAHALREHEVEAPMLEIEVTESILLAEPELSCTIATQLADMGVQLSIDDFGTGYSSLGYLKRLPIAALKIDRSFVRDLVNDPDDEAIVSAIIALAHSLKLKVVAEGVETREQLAFLQSQRCDEYQGFLTSRAVAPDEFAELLSRDLLPLVRLVA; via the coding sequence ATGATCAGCAATGCCCGCATTCTGGTGGTCGACGACGATGCCGGCGCCCGCCGCCTGGCCCGCGCCACGCTGTCGCGCGCCGGCTTCAGCATCGTCGAGGCGGCCGATGGCCAGGCCGCGCTGGAGGCCATGGCCGTGCAATTGCCCGACCTGGTGCTGATGGACGTGAACATGCCGCGCATGGACGGCTTCGAGGCCTGCGCCGCGCTGCGCGCCATGCCCGGCGGCAACCGCGTGCCGGTGGCCATGATGACCGGCCTGGACGACACACCCTCGATCGACCGCGCCTTCGAGGTGGGCGCCACCGACTTCATCACCAAGCCGATCAACTGGAGCGTGCTGCCGCACCGCGTGCGCTACATGCTGCGCGCCAGCATCGCCATCAACGAGCTGCAGCAGAACCAGCGCCGCCTGTCCAATGCCCAGCGCATCGGCGAGATGGGCGACTGGGAGTGGGACGTGGGCAGCGACCGGCTGGAACCCTCGATGCAGGCCTGGCGCCTGTTTGGCCATCCGGGCGACGCCGCGCACACCGGCCTGCCGGGCTTTTTTGCCACCGTGCACGCCGACGATGCCGAACGCCTGCAGCGCGCCTGCGAACGCGCGGTCGAGCAGGGCGAGGGCTTTGCCATCGACCACCGCGTGCTCACCTGGGACGGCGCGGTGCGCCATCTGCACCAGCAGGTGGAGGTGATCGAGCGCATTCCCGGCGGCCCGGCGCGGCGCCTGGCCGGTGCGGTGCACGACGTCACGCGATCGAAGGACGCCGAGGAGCAGATCCGCCGCCTGGCCTACTTCGATCCGCTGACCGGCCTGCCCAACCGCCTGCTGTTCACCGAGCAGCTGGCCAGGGCCCTGGCCCAGGCCGAGCGCCACGGCCGGCGCATCGCGATCATGTTTGTCGACCTCGACAACTTCAAGCGCGTCAACGACACGCTGGGCCACAAGGCCGGCGACGAGCTGCTCAAGACCGCCAGCGCGCGCCTGGCCGGCGCGCTGCGCGGCCACGACGTGGTGGCCCGCAGTGGCGACACGCGGCCCGCGCCGCTGGACCTGCGCCCGGCGCCGCTGGATCTGGGCCAGCCGGCCGGCGGCCACACGCTGGCGCGACTGGGCGGCGACGAGTTCATCGTGCTGCTCACCGACGTGGCGCGGCCCGAGGACGCCGGCGCCGTGGCCCAGCGCCTGGTGGCGCAGATGAGCGAGCCGGTGTCGGTGATGGGCACCGAGGTCTTCGTCGGCGCCAGCGTGGGCGTGGCCACCTACCCCGACGACGGCGCCGACATCGACACCCTGCTGATGAACGCCGACACCGCGATGTACCGCGCCAAGGCGGCCGGCCGGGGCGGCTTCCAGCTCTACGACCGCTCGATGAACGCCCGTGCGCTGGACCGCCTGCGCATGGAGACGCGGCTGCGCCGCGCCATCGAACGCCAGGAGTTCGTGCTGCACTACCAGCCGCGGGTGGACGTGGTCAGCGGCCGCATCGTCGGCGCCGAGGCCCTGATCCGCTGGCAGCACCCCGAGCGCGGCATCGTGCCGCCGGGCGAATTCATCCCGCTGGTGGAAGACGCCGGCCTCGAGATCACCGTGGGCGAATGGGTCATCGCCGAGACCTGCCGCCAGATCGCCGCCTGGCGCGCGGCCGGGCTCAAGCCGGTGCCGGTGGCCGTCAACCTGGCCTCCACCCACCTGCGCGAACGCGGCCTGCCGCTGCTGGTGGCGCATGCGCTGCGCGAGCACGAGGTGGAGGCACCGATGCTCGAGATCGAGGTCACCGAATCCATCCTGCTGGCCGAGCCCGAGCTCAGCTGCACCATCGCCACCCAGCTGGCCGACATGGGTGTGCAGCTGTCGATCGACGACTTCGGCACCGGCTACTCCTCGCTGGGCTACCTCAAGCGCCTGCCGATCGCGGCGCTGAAGATCGACCGCAGCTTCGTGCGCGACCTGGTCAACGACCCCGACGACGAGGCCATCGTCAGCGCCATCATCGCGCTGGCCCACAGCCTGAAGCTCAAGGTGGTGGCCGAGGGCGTGGAAACACGCGAGCAGCTGGCCTTTCTGCAAAGCCAGCGCTGCGACGAGTACCAGGGCTTCCTGACCAGCCGCGCCGTGGCACCCGACGAGTTTGCCGAACTGCTGAGCCGCGACCTGCTGCCGCTGGTGCGCCTGGTGGCGTGA
- a CDS encoding hybrid sensor histidine kinase/response regulator: protein MTPSQSFGHPTATRWWLGGVALLLLGLQLGRSVSGQFSALAPLADLHEAVLPGLLTLLVGSALAWGRTRSGARRREPERDAGTVLAALPLLTATVDRSQRCVAASDTLAQWLGVAPAHLQGLPMAEAFGPTHASRLNVALGAALGGTPQRLRLSHLRTGQPERWLAIELVALRDDVGLAVGCQLLAQDVSTEQQALEVAQCGERRLRIILDQMPITVSYIDADLHYRYVNRAQEQWLGVPGDQVVGHAVRELVSDAVFADIEPRLRRALAGEEVPLERQRTDRLGNPVWHSGRHLPDVNDEGQVVGVYTVFFDITQRALAEQQLRERESELRQAIADAEAASRAKSEFLANMSHEIRTPMNGVLGLTELLLETPLDSQQRPFVETVRSSGETLLSIINDILDFSKIEAGKLETESLDFDLYQAVEDVVQLLAPRAHAKQLEIACRIDERIPGAVRGDPFRLRQVLTNLIGNAVKFTDRGEVLIDVQRQDAGTLRFSVHDTGIGLGPETRSRLFKAFAQADGSTTRRFGGTGLGLAISRNLVELMGGQIDVDSTPGAGSTFWFTLPLVPAASVPAVPHPGTLSRRHVLVVDDNATNRDILEGHVRAGGMRCATAPDGYEALRLLREAHARGEPFEVALIDMKMPGMDGIELARAMRADPALHEVRLVLVTSLHSPQELARAREAGIGAYLSKPVKRTELFRALAQTLGDQAATPSPAAPTLAMRLDARVLLAEDNGVNQVVARNMLKALGCRWEIVPNGQEALNALAAASADQAFDIVLMDCQMPVMDGYAASRAIRAGESQAGRGQRIPIVALTANALVGDAEVCLAAGMDDHLAKPYTRAQLAAVLTRWLPAHCVSAPDAQQVAEAAAAAPPEPKGGLLDRGALDNIRAIDDDGSVLDEVIQMYLDESDTHVDALLAALAGGHTADLARTAHALKSASFNVGAKTLGDLCQRLERQAKSGDTHGLGDLVAAAVAMMERVRPLLRAEMGVAA from the coding sequence GTGACACCAAGCCAGAGTTTCGGCCACCCCACCGCCACCCGCTGGTGGCTGGGTGGCGTGGCACTGCTGCTGCTGGGCCTGCAGCTGGGCCGCAGCGTGTCTGGCCAGTTCAGCGCCCTGGCGCCGCTGGCGGATCTGCACGAGGCGGTGCTGCCCGGCCTGCTGACCCTGCTGGTGGGCAGCGCGCTGGCCTGGGGCCGAACGCGCTCCGGCGCCCGGCGGCGCGAGCCCGAGCGCGATGCCGGCACGGTGCTGGCCGCGCTGCCGCTGCTGACGGCCACGGTCGACCGCAGCCAGCGCTGCGTGGCCGCCAGCGACACGCTGGCCCAGTGGCTGGGCGTGGCGCCGGCCCATCTGCAGGGCCTGCCGATGGCCGAGGCCTTCGGGCCCACGCACGCCTCGCGCCTGAACGTGGCGCTGGGGGCCGCGCTGGGCGGCACGCCGCAGCGCCTGCGCCTGTCGCATCTGCGCACCGGCCAGCCCGAGCGCTGGCTGGCCATCGAGCTGGTGGCCCTGCGCGACGACGTCGGCCTGGCCGTGGGCTGCCAGCTGCTGGCCCAGGATGTCAGCACCGAGCAGCAGGCGCTGGAGGTGGCGCAGTGCGGCGAGCGCCGCCTGCGCATCATCCTTGACCAGATGCCGATCACCGTGTCGTACATCGACGCCGACCTGCACTACCGCTATGTCAACCGCGCGCAGGAGCAGTGGCTGGGCGTGCCGGGCGACCAGGTGGTGGGCCATGCGGTGCGCGAACTGGTCAGCGACGCGGTGTTTGCCGACATCGAGCCGCGCCTGCGCCGCGCGCTGGCCGGCGAGGAAGTGCCGCTCGAGCGCCAGCGCACCGACCGCCTGGGCAACCCGGTGTGGCACTCGGGCCGGCACCTGCCCGACGTCAACGACGAAGGCCAGGTGGTTGGCGTGTACACCGTGTTCTTCGACATCACCCAGCGCGCGCTGGCCGAGCAGCAGCTGCGCGAGCGCGAGAGCGAGCTGCGCCAGGCGATTGCCGATGCCGAGGCCGCCAGCCGCGCCAAGAGCGAGTTTCTGGCCAACATGAGCCACGAGATCCGCACGCCGATGAACGGCGTGCTGGGCCTCACCGAGCTGCTGCTGGAAACCCCGCTCGACTCGCAGCAGCGGCCCTTTGTCGAGACCGTGCGCAGCTCGGGCGAGACCCTGCTGTCGATCATCAACGACATCCTCGACTTCTCCAAGATCGAGGCCGGCAAGCTCGAGACCGAGTCGCTCGACTTCGACCTCTACCAGGCGGTGGAAGACGTGGTGCAGCTGCTGGCCCCGCGCGCCCATGCCAAGCAGCTGGAGATTGCCTGCCGCATCGACGAGCGCATTCCCGGCGCAGTGCGCGGCGACCCCTTCCGCCTGCGCCAGGTGCTCACCAACCTGATCGGCAACGCGGTCAAGTTCACCGACCGCGGCGAGGTGCTGATCGACGTGCAGCGCCAGGACGCCGGCACGCTGCGCTTCTCGGTGCACGACACCGGCATCGGCCTGGGCCCCGAGACGCGCTCGCGCCTGTTCAAGGCCTTTGCGCAGGCCGATGGCTCGACCACCCGGCGCTTCGGCGGCACCGGCCTGGGCCTGGCCATCTCGCGCAACCTGGTCGAGCTGATGGGCGGGCAGATCGACGTGGACAGCACGCCGGGCGCGGGCTCCACCTTCTGGTTCACGCTGCCGCTGGTGCCTGCGGCCAGCGTGCCGGCGGTGCCGCACCCGGGCACGCTGAGCCGGCGCCATGTGCTGGTGGTGGACGACAACGCCACCAACCGCGACATCCTCGAGGGCCATGTGCGGGCCGGCGGCATGCGCTGCGCCACCGCACCCGACGGCTACGAGGCGCTGCGCCTGCTGCGCGAGGCGCACGCCCGGGGCGAGCCCTTCGAGGTGGCGCTGATCGACATGAAGATGCCCGGCATGGACGGCATCGAGCTGGCCCGCGCGATGCGCGCCGACCCGGCGCTGCACGAGGTGCGCCTGGTGCTGGTGACCTCGCTGCATTCGCCGCAGGAGCTGGCCCGCGCCCGCGAGGCCGGCATTGGCGCCTACCTCAGCAAGCCGGTCAAGCGCACCGAGCTGTTCCGCGCCCTGGCCCAGACCCTGGGCGACCAGGCGGCCACGCCGTCGCCGGCCGCCCCCACGTTGGCCATGCGCCTGGACGCCCGCGTGCTGCTGGCCGAGGACAACGGCGTCAACCAGGTGGTGGCACGCAACATGCTCAAGGCCCTCGGCTGCCGCTGGGAGATCGTGCCCAATGGCCAGGAGGCGCTCAATGCGCTGGCCGCGGCCAGCGCTGACCAGGCCTTCGACATCGTGCTGATGGACTGCCAGATGCCGGTGATGGACGGCTACGCCGCCAGCCGCGCCATCCGCGCCGGCGAAAGCCAGGCCGGCCGGGGCCAGCGCATTCCGATCGTCGCGCTCACCGCCAATGCGCTGGTGGGCGATGCCGAGGTCTGCCTGGCCGCCGGCATGGACGACCACCTGGCCAAGCCCTACACCCGTGCGCAGCTGGCGGCGGTGCTCACCCGCTGGCTGCCGGCGCACTGCGTCAGCGCCCCCGACGCGCAGCAGGTGGCCGAGGCCGCCGCCGCCGCGCCGCCCGAGCCCAAGGGCGGCCTGCTCGACCGCGGCGCGCTGGACAACATCCGCGCCATCGACGACGACGGCTCGGTGCTCGACGAAGTGATCCAGATGTACCTGGACGAGAGCGACACCCATGTGGATGCACTGCTGGCCGCGCTGGCCGGCGGCCACACCGCCGATCTGGCACGCACCGCGCATGCGCTCAAGAGCGCCAGCTTCAACGTCGGCGCCAAGACCCTGGGCGACCTGTGCCAGCGCCTGGAGCGCCAGGCCAAGAGCGGCGACACCCACGGCCTGGGCGACCTGGTGGCCGCGGCCGTGGCCATGATGGAACGTGTGCGGCCGCTGCTGCGCGCTGAAATGGGAGTGGCCGCATGA
- a CDS encoding histidine phosphatase family protein — protein sequence MQYTPAQGMPPLYFVRHGATAANAAGLRCGGDLDLPLTEPGRQQALDAAAQVCALRPRVGLVISSDLKRTRETAAILAAALGGVPMLVVPGFGERRLGDWNLRPIAETQAWLASGQTPPGGEAEADFVARIALAVASIAAHRAAHPLVVGSKGVARVLALLEGRAQRLDLGNAEFVSFQLPAAPAAPAQAVTAPCCAASGDQP from the coding sequence ATGCAGTACACCCCTGCCCAAGGCATGCCGCCGCTGTACTTCGTGCGGCACGGCGCCACGGCCGCCAACGCCGCCGGCCTGCGCTGCGGCGGCGATCTCGACCTGCCGCTCACCGAGCCCGGCCGCCAGCAGGCGCTGGACGCCGCCGCCCAGGTGTGCGCGCTGCGCCCCCGCGTGGGCCTGGTGATCAGCAGCGACCTGAAGCGCACCCGCGAGACCGCCGCCATCCTGGCCGCCGCGCTGGGTGGCGTGCCGATGCTGGTGGTGCCGGGCTTCGGCGAGCGCCGCCTGGGTGACTGGAACCTGCGCCCGATCGCCGAGACCCAGGCCTGGCTGGCGTCGGGCCAGACCCCGCCGGGTGGCGAGGCCGAGGCCGACTTCGTGGCCCGCATCGCGCTGGCCGTGGCCTCGATCGCCGCGCACCGCGCGGCGCATCCGCTGGTGGTGGGCAGCAAGGGCGTGGCCCGGGTGCTGGCGCTGCTGGAAGGCCGCGCCCAGCGCCTGGACCTGGGCAATGCCGAGTTCGTGAGCTTCCAGCTGCCGGCCGCGCCGGCGGCACCCGCCCAGGCCGTGACCGCGCCGTGCTGCGCAGCATCAGGAGACCAGCCGTGA
- a CDS encoding alpha/beta fold hydrolase has product MKHAFSIVPRDDSAGDTVPGELIDVAWEPPVRQRARELSDWNDYMALASRVVGRFHGQFALEQFEYVHPVKLQPATPRRLRKPYPVNVAYTAWGPADAPVLLCCGGVANVAMRFSYLASDLSDRWRVVCMDWLGRGRSGWLAAEGDYSLATYAEQIRQMIAHLGDRPVTVLGSSMGGSATIAMMAKHPGLVERLILNDVGPHIPARRRRRRADTIARHYVFRQPSDLLRKVGASQKNDGPVSEDIRFNLTFHQTKWCDVENGRIYRHDVRAMQAYRRDAQRSLLQWGEWQHVDCPVMLIHGMQSDALFDTTIARMSRRRQITLMHIPDTGHAPLLADRNHIWFIRRWLEGDGGPQGEWSVLHAPLREAYPGSPIPFAPLNALR; this is encoded by the coding sequence ATGAAACACGCGTTCTCCATTGTTCCGCGCGATGACAGCGCCGGCGACACCGTGCCCGGCGAGCTGATCGACGTGGCCTGGGAGCCGCCGGTGCGCCAGCGTGCCCGCGAGCTGTCGGACTGGAACGACTACATGGCGCTGGCCAGCCGGGTGGTCGGCCGCTTCCATGGCCAGTTCGCGCTCGAGCAGTTCGAATATGTGCATCCGGTCAAGCTGCAGCCGGCCACGCCGCGGCGGCTGCGCAAGCCCTACCCGGTGAACGTGGCCTACACCGCCTGGGGCCCGGCCGATGCGCCGGTGCTGCTGTGCTGCGGCGGCGTGGCCAACGTGGCCATGCGCTTCAGCTACCTGGCCAGCGATCTGAGCGACCGCTGGCGCGTGGTGTGCATGGACTGGCTGGGCCGCGGCCGCTCGGGCTGGCTGGCGGCCGAGGGCGACTACTCGCTGGCCACCTATGCCGAGCAGATCCGCCAGATGATCGCCCACCTGGGCGACCGGCCGGTCACGGTGCTGGGCTCGTCGATGGGCGGCAGCGCCACCATCGCGATGATGGCCAAGCATCCCGGCCTGGTGGAGCGGCTGATCCTCAACGACGTGGGCCCGCACATCCCGGCGCGCCGCCGCCGCCGCCGCGCCGACACCATTGCCCGGCACTATGTCTTTCGCCAGCCGTCGGACCTGCTGCGCAAGGTGGGGGCCTCGCAGAAGAACGACGGCCCGGTGAGCGAGGACATCCGCTTCAACCTCACCTTCCACCAGACCAAGTGGTGCGACGTGGAGAACGGCCGCATCTACCGCCACGACGTGCGCGCCATGCAGGCCTACCGCCGCGATGCCCAGCGCAGCCTGCTGCAGTGGGGCGAGTGGCAGCATGTGGATTGCCCGGTGATGCTGATCCACGGCATGCAGTCGGACGCGCTGTTCGACACCACCATCGCACGCATGTCGCGGCGCCGGCAGATCACGCTGATGCACATCCCCGACACCGGCCATGCGCCGCTGCTGGCCGACCGCAACCACATCTGGTTCATCCGGCGGTGGCTCGAGGGCGACGGCGGGCCGCAGGGCGAGTGGAGCGTGCTGCACGCCCCGCTGCGCGAGGCCTACCCGGGCAGCCCGATCCCGTTTGCACCGCTCAACGCGCTGCGCTGA
- a CDS encoding MFS transporter, protein MNATYLRRIYLKLAGVVTLVVLLALLANAALTQRTFEQALAPEVAKKAMSVGASIRALVLKAAENGIGFAELYGVEQRFADVKNEAPEVAYLALTDASGQVLYQHARAPEGAERYFSSPAVLRLLAAPEGNSPPMRLGNQYMVSLPIVGQDGPLGLLHLGVDARFVNDLVLDMLFDVLVVLVVSLFFTLELLHFMAGARLDASLKALGEAFERGASGNFLTRRDRRNELAFGGLLRLMDATLERVNGAYAALGRAVDAGRRVPAHERQPGLAKAQAGLQALGERYRFGTEPPSNRLEEGDLAKIRAPLFMFILAEELTRPFLPGYVKELLVPVSWISPQMMVGLPIALFMLIVAIGQPFFGVYCERVGHRRTMMLGAGIAAAGFVASAMAHNVLDLLLWRSLCALGYGLVFVAGQAFVLDHATSANRARSFALFVGAIMAATVCGPSIGGILADNVGTRASFVVAAVLAAASMMVIRLLPDSREVPSNRGPARLPRLVDIAALATNRRFMTVTGLAAMPAKILLTGLCFYLVPLYVLSIGDSQAMAGRIVMIYGVVMVVMAPVTAALASSRDRMNWLVGGGLVLSGLGGTLMLAGQDVGWVFAAVILVGLGQSLSISAQSALVTENCEAEIERLGDGTVYGVYRLLERLGNALGPLIAAALVSSIGFRHSFVAIGAGVLLCGLVFLVATRRSPQPQLVPA, encoded by the coding sequence ATGAACGCGACCTACCTGCGGCGCATCTACCTCAAGCTGGCCGGCGTGGTGACGCTGGTGGTGCTGCTGGCCCTGCTGGCCAATGCCGCACTCACCCAGCGCACCTTCGAGCAGGCCCTGGCGCCCGAGGTGGCCAAGAAGGCCATGAGCGTGGGCGCCTCGATCCGCGCCCTGGTGCTCAAGGCGGCCGAGAACGGCATCGGCTTTGCCGAGCTGTATGGCGTGGAGCAGCGCTTTGCCGACGTCAAGAACGAGGCCCCCGAGGTGGCCTACCTGGCGCTGACCGATGCCAGCGGCCAGGTGCTGTACCAGCATGCCCGCGCGCCCGAGGGCGCCGAGCGCTACTTCAGCAGCCCGGCTGTGCTGCGCCTGCTGGCCGCGCCCGAGGGCAATTCGCCGCCGATGCGCCTGGGCAACCAGTACATGGTGTCGCTGCCCATCGTGGGCCAGGACGGGCCGCTGGGCCTGCTGCACCTGGGCGTGGACGCGCGCTTCGTCAACGATCTGGTGCTGGACATGCTGTTCGATGTGCTGGTGGTGCTGGTGGTCTCGCTGTTCTTCACGCTGGAGCTGCTGCACTTCATGGCCGGCGCACGCCTGGACGCATCGCTGAAGGCGCTGGGCGAGGCCTTCGAGCGCGGTGCGTCGGGCAACTTCCTGACCCGCCGCGACCGCCGCAACGAGCTGGCCTTTGGCGGCCTGCTGCGCCTGATGGACGCCACGCTGGAGCGCGTCAACGGCGCCTATGCCGCGCTGGGCCGTGCGGTGGACGCCGGCCGCCGCGTGCCGGCACACGAGCGCCAGCCCGGCCTGGCCAAGGCCCAGGCCGGCCTGCAGGCACTGGGCGAGCGCTACCGCTTCGGCACCGAGCCGCCCAGCAACCGGCTGGAAGAGGGCGACCTGGCCAAGATCCGCGCGCCGCTGTTCATGTTCATCCTGGCCGAGGAGCTCACGCGGCCCTTCCTGCCGGGCTATGTGAAAGAGCTGCTGGTGCCGGTGTCGTGGATCTCGCCGCAGATGATGGTGGGCCTGCCGATCGCGCTGTTCATGCTGATCGTGGCCATCGGCCAGCCCTTCTTCGGCGTGTACTGCGAGCGCGTGGGCCACCGCCGCACCATGATGCTGGGCGCCGGCATTGCCGCGGCCGGCTTCGTGGCCAGCGCCATGGCCCACAACGTGCTGGATCTGCTGCTGTGGCGCAGCCTGTGCGCGCTGGGCTACGGCCTGGTGTTCGTGGCCGGCCAGGCCTTCGTGCTCGACCACGCCACCTCGGCCAACCGGGCGCGCAGCTTTGCGCTGTTTGTCGGCGCGATCATGGCCGCCACGGTGTGCGGGCCGTCGATCGGCGGCATCCTGGCCGACAACGTGGGCACGCGCGCGTCCTTCGTGGTGGCCGCGGTGCTGGCGGCGGCCTCGATGATGGTGATCCGCCTGCTGCCCGACTCGCGCGAGGTGCCCAGCAACCGCGGCCCGGCGCGCCTGCCCAGGCTGGTGGACATTGCGGCCCTGGCCACCAATCGCCGCTTCATGACCGTCACCGGCCTGGCCGCGATGCCGGCCAAGATCCTGCTGACCGGCCTGTGCTTCTACCTGGTGCCGCTGTATGTGCTGTCGATCGGCGACAGCCAGGCCATGGCCGGGCGCATCGTCATGATCTACGGCGTGGTGATGGTGGTGATGGCGCCGGTGACGGCCGCGCTGGCCAGCTCGCGCGATCGCATGAACTGGCTGGTGGGTGGCGGCCTGGTGCTGTCGGGCCTGGGCGGCACGCTGATGCTGGCCGGCCAGGACGTGGGCTGGGTGTTTGCCGCCGTGATCCTGGTGGGCCTGGGCCAGTCGCTGTCGATCTCGGCGCAAAGCGCGCTGGTCACCGAGAACTGCGAGGCCGAGATCGAGCGCCTGGGCGACGGCACCGTGTACGGCGTCTACCGCCTGCTCGAACGCCTGGGCAATGCGCTGGGCCCGCTGATCGCCGCCGCGCTGGTCTCCAGCATCGGCTTCCGCCACAGCTTCGTGGCCATCGGTGCCGGCGTGCTGCTGTGCGGCCTGGTGTTTCTGGTGGCCACCCGCCGCAGCCCGCAGCCGCAGCTGGTGCCGGCCTGA